A genome region from Bemisia tabaci chromosome 3, PGI_BMITA_v3 includes the following:
- the pain gene encoding transient receptor potential cation channel protein painless isoform X3, giving the protein MADDLELKPKEQSGFCTPNPYSLVYIALQDSDIEGFEKHLRSLTATGNFDINHVYDDPHYGTLLDIACQALNYSDFVRILVQNGANVNQVNKTRKKAPLHFAVELSDIKTLQYLLDSPNIDVNILDNTGGTVLHSACRLEKLDQVKTLLNHRKIRVNALNKKNQTAIQLAILKENKAIVSELLKHPDIDIDSIKTLSGESIRELITDRLPDLVSSLPSPKERSADDKSDKVSKLFSYLRQHDLDSFAKLIKEDQKLVNADDGDHTFLQYACEFGLYDFVALLVRCGADVNATCATNSKTGLVLACKQGYYKIVQLLIGNDAVSLVPVNEESILQTVIKNSTSENASFLGATNEGRDYFKCLKVILRNGPANQLNINQGDLKGNTVLHYAAKTGNQDLIFLLLDHGAYIGTRNVFGEPALADLPPKILEAYMDQCVGTNDKLPREDNFEIIFKYNFLVPPKVPIYGKSNSNAIEDVESNDKAVLPTSETDPLLYMSQSPELRPLLIHPVLTSFVNLKWYSIRRFFYYNLAFYASFWLLLTVYILGFYDSGSGNLDLNVENKTGSWDSFPPLKTKSDLSLLWCALAILLGILVLRELFQLFVSPVRYIITIENWLEIFLIIVTAMILFGNPSRNSRNQTSAIGILLSWGELVLLIGRHPSLSTNIEMFKTVSNNFLKFLAWYSILILAFALSFYSLFKDAGTEDSNFLDPGMSIFKTVVMLTGEFDSGSIPFGSNPGTSHILFVLFVFLIAIVLFNLLNGLAVSDTQEIRADAELVGHVSRVKLISYIETMALGNPVPIRGFAAQLKSMCCCVPDSFFACNSNRHLARIFSRRTNLFPDSIPDYEIHVLPNQENKVDLAQTGHRRKRQDLDSYESSCFATCQNFMMEGSIVKAAKEILNKQNEDTDKMELLQLENKKKLDEYGQRLQRLETATQESQKLLGEIFSLLKKKSKKSSSDSD; this is encoded by the coding sequence atggctgatgaTTTGGAACTCAAGCCCAAGGAGCAGAGTGGTTTCTGCACACCCAATCCTTACTCCCTGGTCTACATCGCACTTCAAGACTCCGACATCGAGGGCTTTGAAAAACACTTGAGGAGCCTCACAGCCACGGGCAACTTCGACATCAATCATGTTTACGATGATCCACATTACGGGACATTGCTTGATATTGCATGCCAAGCCCTGAACTATTCAGACTTTGTGCGGATTCTGGTTCAAAATGGGGCAAATGTGAACCAGGTGAACAAAACGCGTAAAAAAGCACCACTACACTTTGCAGTGGAGCTGTCCGATATCAAAACCCTACAGTATTTGCTAGACAGTCCTAATATTGACGTGAATATCCTAGATAATACAGGCGGAACTGTTTTGCATTCTGCATGTCGCCTTGAAAAGTTGGATCAAGTTAAAACACTCCTGAACCACAGGAAAATTCGAGTGAATGCCTTGAATAAGAAAAATCAAACTGCAATTCAACTAGCTATATTAAAGGAGAATAAAGCAATAGTTTCTGAGCTATTAAAACATCCTGACATTGATATTGACTCCATAAAAACACTTTCAGGAGAATCTATTAGAGAGTTAATAACTGATAGGTTGCCTGACTTAGTTTCAAGTTTGCCAAGTCCAAAAGAGCGTTCAGCCGATGATAAGAGTGACAAAGTTTCTAAGTTGTTTTCATACTTGCGCCAGCACGATTTAGACTCATTTGCGAAGCTCATAAAAGAGGATCAAAAATTAGTAAACGCTGATGACGGCGACCACACATTTCTTCAGTATGCTTGCGAGTTCGGCTTGTACGATTTTGTTGCACTTTTGGTGCGATGTGGTGCAGATGTTAATGCAACGTGTGCAACAAACAGCAAAACTGGCTTGGTGCTAGCTTGTAAACAAGGATATTACAAGATAGTCCAGCTTCTCATTGGCAATGATGCAGTTTCACTTGTGCCAGTGAATGAAGAGTCCATTCTTCAAACAGTCATTAAAAATTCAACCTCAGAGAACGCATCATTTTTAGGAGCAACCAACGAGGGTCGTGACTATTTTAAGTGTTTGAAGGTGATTCTGCGAAATGGACCGGCAAATCAGTTGAACATCAACCAGGGTGATCTGAAAGGCAACACGGTTCTACACTACGCGGCCAAAACTGGTAATCAAGATCTTATTTTCTTACTCCTTGACCATGGAGCTTACATTGGGACCAGAAATGTGTTTGGTGAGCCTGCGTTGGCTGATTTgcctccaaaaattttggaggcATACATGGATCAATGTGTAGGTACCAACGATAAGTTACCACGAGAAGATAACTTTGAGATTATCTTTAAATACAACTTCTTAGTTCCACCAAAGGTACCAATATATGGAAAAAGCAACTCCAATGCCATAGAGGATGTTGAATCAAATGATAAAGCAGTATTACCAACATCAGAAACAGATCCCTTGCTCTACATGAGCCAATCTCCCGAGCTACGGCCATTATTAATTCATCCTGTTTTGACCAGTTTTGTAAACCTTAAATGGTATTCGATTCGGAGGTTTTTCTATTATAACTTGGCATTTTATGCCTCATTTTGGTTACTTTTGACAGTATACATCCTTGGTTTTTATGACTCTGGGAGTGGCAACTTAGATCTAAACGTAGAAAATAAGACCGGCAGCTGGGACTCTTTCCCTCCACTTAAAACAAAATCAGATCTAAGTCTTTTGTGGTGCGCTCTTGCCATCTTACTCGGAATATTAGTATTACGGGAATTGTTCCAGTTGTTTGTTTCACCTGTGCGCTATATTATAACAATCGAAAACTGGTTAGAGATATTCCTCATTATTGTAACTGCCATGATCCTGTTTGGCAATCCAAGCAGGAACTCCCGCAATCAGACATCTGCCATCGGGATACTTCTATCATGGGGCGAGCTAGTTCTACTTATTGGACGGCACCCTTCGTTGTCCACAAATATTGAGATGTTCAAAACGGTATCGAACAATTTCCTCAAGTTCTTAGCTTGGTACTCGATACTTATTTTGGCTTTTGCTCTGAGCTTTTACTCACTATTTAAAGATGCCGGTACGGAGGATAGTAACTTCTTGGACCCAGGGATGTCCATTTTTAAAACCGTTGTCATGTTGACTGGTGAGTTTGACTCCGGTTCTATACCTTTTGGCTCAAACCCTGGAACAAGTCACATCCTATTCGTTCTCTTTGTTTTCCTGATCGCCATCGTATTATTTAACCTGCTCAACGGTTTGGCAGTCAGCGATACGCAAGAAATACGTGCCGATGCAGAGCTGGTTGGTCATGTTTCGCGGGTTAAACTCATTTCGTACATCGAGACAATGGCTCTTGGAAATCCAGTCCCAATTCGAGGCTTTGCAGCACAACTTAAATCCATGTGCTGCTGCGTCCCGGACTCGTTTTTTGCATGCAATTCGAATCGGCACCTAGCGCGCATTTTCTCCCGCCGCACCAACTTATTCCCCGACTCAATTCCTGATTACGAGATTCATGTTTTGCCGAACCAGGAAAACAAGGTGGATCTTGCACAAACCGGCCATCGCAGAAAACGACAGGATCTCGATAGCTACGAGTCTTCATGTTTTGCTACTTGTCAGAATTTCATGATGGAGGGATCCATCGTCAAAGCAGCAAAGGAGATTTTGAATAAACAGAACGAGGACACGGATAAAATGGAATTGCTTCAGCTtgagaacaagaaaaaattagacgAGTACGGACAGAGACTCCAACGGTTGGAGACTGCCACACAAGAGTCGCAGAAACTTTTAGGAGAAATCTTTTCTTTACtgaagaagaaaagtaaaaaatcatcTTCCGACTCAGATTAA
- the pain gene encoding transient receptor potential cation channel protein painless isoform X2 produces the protein MPGKSNVKMADDLELKPKEQSGFCTPNPYSLVYIALQDSDIEGFEKHLRSLTATGNFDINHVYDDPHYGTLLDIACQALNYSDFVRILVQNGANVNQVNKTRKKAPLHFAVELSDIKTLQYLLDSPNIDVNILDNTGGTVLHSACRLEKLDQVKTLLNHRKIRVNALNKKNQTAIQLAILKENKAIVSELLKHPDIDIDSIKTLSGESIRELITDRLPDLVSSLPSPKERSADDKSDKVSKLFSYLRQHDLDSFAKLIKEDQKLVNADDGDHTFLQYACEFGLYDFVALLVRCGADVNATCATNSKTGLVLACKQGYYKIVQLLIGNDAVSLVPVNEESILQTVIKNSTSENASFLGATNEGRDYFKCLKVILRNGPANQLNINQGDLKGNTVLHYAAKTGNQDLIFLLLDHGAYIGTRNVFGEPALADLPPKILEAYMDQCVGTNDKLPREDNFEIIFKYNFLVPPKVPIYGKSNSNAIEDVESNDKAVLPTSETDPLLYMSQSPELRPLLIHPVLTSFVNLKWYSIRRFFYYNLAFYASFWLLLTVYILGFYDSGSGNLDLNVENKTGSWDSFPPLKTKSDLSLLWCALAILLGILVLRELFQLFVSPVRYIITIENWLEIFLIIVTAMILFGNPSRNSRNQTSAIGILLSWGELVLLIGRHPSLSTNIEMFKTVSNNFLKFLAWYSILILAFALSFYSLFKDAGTEDSNFLDPGMSIFKTVVMLTGEFDSGSIPFGSNPGTSHILFVLFVFLIAIVLFNLLNGLAVSDTQEIRADAELVGHVSRVKLISYIETMALGNPVPIRGFAAQLKSMCCCVPDSFFACNSNRHLARIFSRRTNLFPDSIPDYEIHVLPNQENKVDLAQTGHRRKRQDLDSYESSCFATCQNFMMEGSIVKAAKEILNKQNEDTDKMELLQLENKKKLDEYGQRLQRLETATQESQKLLGEIFSLLKKKSKKSSSDSD, from the exons ATGCCAG gaaaatcgaatgtaaaaatggctgatgaTTTGGAACTCAAGCCCAAGGAGCAGAGTGGTTTCTGCACACCCAATCCTTACTCCCTGGTCTACATCGCACTTCAAGACTCCGACATCGAGGGCTTTGAAAAACACTTGAGGAGCCTCACAGCCACGGGCAACTTCGACATCAATCATGTTTACGATGATCCACATTACGGGACATTGCTTGATATTGCATGCCAAGCCCTGAACTATTCAGACTTTGTGCGGATTCTGGTTCAAAATGGGGCAAATGTGAACCAGGTGAACAAAACGCGTAAAAAAGCACCACTACACTTTGCAGTGGAGCTGTCCGATATCAAAACCCTACAGTATTTGCTAGACAGTCCTAATATTGACGTGAATATCCTAGATAATACAGGCGGAACTGTTTTGCATTCTGCATGTCGCCTTGAAAAGTTGGATCAAGTTAAAACACTCCTGAACCACAGGAAAATTCGAGTGAATGCCTTGAATAAGAAAAATCAAACTGCAATTCAACTAGCTATATTAAAGGAGAATAAAGCAATAGTTTCTGAGCTATTAAAACATCCTGACATTGATATTGACTCCATAAAAACACTTTCAGGAGAATCTATTAGAGAGTTAATAACTGATAGGTTGCCTGACTTAGTTTCAAGTTTGCCAAGTCCAAAAGAGCGTTCAGCCGATGATAAGAGTGACAAAGTTTCTAAGTTGTTTTCATACTTGCGCCAGCACGATTTAGACTCATTTGCGAAGCTCATAAAAGAGGATCAAAAATTAGTAAACGCTGATGACGGCGACCACACATTTCTTCAGTATGCTTGCGAGTTCGGCTTGTACGATTTTGTTGCACTTTTGGTGCGATGTGGTGCAGATGTTAATGCAACGTGTGCAACAAACAGCAAAACTGGCTTGGTGCTAGCTTGTAAACAAGGATATTACAAGATAGTCCAGCTTCTCATTGGCAATGATGCAGTTTCACTTGTGCCAGTGAATGAAGAGTCCATTCTTCAAACAGTCATTAAAAATTCAACCTCAGAGAACGCATCATTTTTAGGAGCAACCAACGAGGGTCGTGACTATTTTAAGTGTTTGAAGGTGATTCTGCGAAATGGACCGGCAAATCAGTTGAACATCAACCAGGGTGATCTGAAAGGCAACACGGTTCTACACTACGCGGCCAAAACTGGTAATCAAGATCTTATTTTCTTACTCCTTGACCATGGAGCTTACATTGGGACCAGAAATGTGTTTGGTGAGCCTGCGTTGGCTGATTTgcctccaaaaattttggaggcATACATGGATCAATGTGTAGGTACCAACGATAAGTTACCACGAGAAGATAACTTTGAGATTATCTTTAAATACAACTTCTTAGTTCCACCAAAGGTACCAATATATGGAAAAAGCAACTCCAATGCCATAGAGGATGTTGAATCAAATGATAAAGCAGTATTACCAACATCAGAAACAGATCCCTTGCTCTACATGAGCCAATCTCCCGAGCTACGGCCATTATTAATTCATCCTGTTTTGACCAGTTTTGTAAACCTTAAATGGTATTCGATTCGGAGGTTTTTCTATTATAACTTGGCATTTTATGCCTCATTTTGGTTACTTTTGACAGTATACATCCTTGGTTTTTATGACTCTGGGAGTGGCAACTTAGATCTAAACGTAGAAAATAAGACCGGCAGCTGGGACTCTTTCCCTCCACTTAAAACAAAATCAGATCTAAGTCTTTTGTGGTGCGCTCTTGCCATCTTACTCGGAATATTAGTATTACGGGAATTGTTCCAGTTGTTTGTTTCACCTGTGCGCTATATTATAACAATCGAAAACTGGTTAGAGATATTCCTCATTATTGTAACTGCCATGATCCTGTTTGGCAATCCAAGCAGGAACTCCCGCAATCAGACATCTGCCATCGGGATACTTCTATCATGGGGCGAGCTAGTTCTACTTATTGGACGGCACCCTTCGTTGTCCACAAATATTGAGATGTTCAAAACGGTATCGAACAATTTCCTCAAGTTCTTAGCTTGGTACTCGATACTTATTTTGGCTTTTGCTCTGAGCTTTTACTCACTATTTAAAGATGCCGGTACGGAGGATAGTAACTTCTTGGACCCAGGGATGTCCATTTTTAAAACCGTTGTCATGTTGACTGGTGAGTTTGACTCCGGTTCTATACCTTTTGGCTCAAACCCTGGAACAAGTCACATCCTATTCGTTCTCTTTGTTTTCCTGATCGCCATCGTATTATTTAACCTGCTCAACGGTTTGGCAGTCAGCGATACGCAAGAAATACGTGCCGATGCAGAGCTGGTTGGTCATGTTTCGCGGGTTAAACTCATTTCGTACATCGAGACAATGGCTCTTGGAAATCCAGTCCCAATTCGAGGCTTTGCAGCACAACTTAAATCCATGTGCTGCTGCGTCCCGGACTCGTTTTTTGCATGCAATTCGAATCGGCACCTAGCGCGCATTTTCTCCCGCCGCACCAACTTATTCCCCGACTCAATTCCTGATTACGAGATTCATGTTTTGCCGAACCAGGAAAACAAGGTGGATCTTGCACAAACCGGCCATCGCAGAAAACGACAGGATCTCGATAGCTACGAGTCTTCATGTTTTGCTACTTGTCAGAATTTCATGATGGAGGGATCCATCGTCAAAGCAGCAAAGGAGATTTTGAATAAACAGAACGAGGACACGGATAAAATGGAATTGCTTCAGCTtgagaacaagaaaaaattagacgAGTACGGACAGAGACTCCAACGGTTGGAGACTGCCACACAAGAGTCGCAGAAACTTTTAGGAGAAATCTTTTCTTTACtgaagaagaaaagtaaaaaatcatcTTCCGACTCAGATTAA
- the pain gene encoding transient receptor potential cation channel protein painless isoform X1: MHPADLNGKSNVKMADDLELKPKEQSGFCTPNPYSLVYIALQDSDIEGFEKHLRSLTATGNFDINHVYDDPHYGTLLDIACQALNYSDFVRILVQNGANVNQVNKTRKKAPLHFAVELSDIKTLQYLLDSPNIDVNILDNTGGTVLHSACRLEKLDQVKTLLNHRKIRVNALNKKNQTAIQLAILKENKAIVSELLKHPDIDIDSIKTLSGESIRELITDRLPDLVSSLPSPKERSADDKSDKVSKLFSYLRQHDLDSFAKLIKEDQKLVNADDGDHTFLQYACEFGLYDFVALLVRCGADVNATCATNSKTGLVLACKQGYYKIVQLLIGNDAVSLVPVNEESILQTVIKNSTSENASFLGATNEGRDYFKCLKVILRNGPANQLNINQGDLKGNTVLHYAAKTGNQDLIFLLLDHGAYIGTRNVFGEPALADLPPKILEAYMDQCVGTNDKLPREDNFEIIFKYNFLVPPKVPIYGKSNSNAIEDVESNDKAVLPTSETDPLLYMSQSPELRPLLIHPVLTSFVNLKWYSIRRFFYYNLAFYASFWLLLTVYILGFYDSGSGNLDLNVENKTGSWDSFPPLKTKSDLSLLWCALAILLGILVLRELFQLFVSPVRYIITIENWLEIFLIIVTAMILFGNPSRNSRNQTSAIGILLSWGELVLLIGRHPSLSTNIEMFKTVSNNFLKFLAWYSILILAFALSFYSLFKDAGTEDSNFLDPGMSIFKTVVMLTGEFDSGSIPFGSNPGTSHILFVLFVFLIAIVLFNLLNGLAVSDTQEIRADAELVGHVSRVKLISYIETMALGNPVPIRGFAAQLKSMCCCVPDSFFACNSNRHLARIFSRRTNLFPDSIPDYEIHVLPNQENKVDLAQTGHRRKRQDLDSYESSCFATCQNFMMEGSIVKAAKEILNKQNEDTDKMELLQLENKKKLDEYGQRLQRLETATQESQKLLGEIFSLLKKKSKKSSSDSD, translated from the exons ATGCATCCAGCAGATTTGAATG gaaaatcgaatgtaaaaatggctgatgaTTTGGAACTCAAGCCCAAGGAGCAGAGTGGTTTCTGCACACCCAATCCTTACTCCCTGGTCTACATCGCACTTCAAGACTCCGACATCGAGGGCTTTGAAAAACACTTGAGGAGCCTCACAGCCACGGGCAACTTCGACATCAATCATGTTTACGATGATCCACATTACGGGACATTGCTTGATATTGCATGCCAAGCCCTGAACTATTCAGACTTTGTGCGGATTCTGGTTCAAAATGGGGCAAATGTGAACCAGGTGAACAAAACGCGTAAAAAAGCACCACTACACTTTGCAGTGGAGCTGTCCGATATCAAAACCCTACAGTATTTGCTAGACAGTCCTAATATTGACGTGAATATCCTAGATAATACAGGCGGAACTGTTTTGCATTCTGCATGTCGCCTTGAAAAGTTGGATCAAGTTAAAACACTCCTGAACCACAGGAAAATTCGAGTGAATGCCTTGAATAAGAAAAATCAAACTGCAATTCAACTAGCTATATTAAAGGAGAATAAAGCAATAGTTTCTGAGCTATTAAAACATCCTGACATTGATATTGACTCCATAAAAACACTTTCAGGAGAATCTATTAGAGAGTTAATAACTGATAGGTTGCCTGACTTAGTTTCAAGTTTGCCAAGTCCAAAAGAGCGTTCAGCCGATGATAAGAGTGACAAAGTTTCTAAGTTGTTTTCATACTTGCGCCAGCACGATTTAGACTCATTTGCGAAGCTCATAAAAGAGGATCAAAAATTAGTAAACGCTGATGACGGCGACCACACATTTCTTCAGTATGCTTGCGAGTTCGGCTTGTACGATTTTGTTGCACTTTTGGTGCGATGTGGTGCAGATGTTAATGCAACGTGTGCAACAAACAGCAAAACTGGCTTGGTGCTAGCTTGTAAACAAGGATATTACAAGATAGTCCAGCTTCTCATTGGCAATGATGCAGTTTCACTTGTGCCAGTGAATGAAGAGTCCATTCTTCAAACAGTCATTAAAAATTCAACCTCAGAGAACGCATCATTTTTAGGAGCAACCAACGAGGGTCGTGACTATTTTAAGTGTTTGAAGGTGATTCTGCGAAATGGACCGGCAAATCAGTTGAACATCAACCAGGGTGATCTGAAAGGCAACACGGTTCTACACTACGCGGCCAAAACTGGTAATCAAGATCTTATTTTCTTACTCCTTGACCATGGAGCTTACATTGGGACCAGAAATGTGTTTGGTGAGCCTGCGTTGGCTGATTTgcctccaaaaattttggaggcATACATGGATCAATGTGTAGGTACCAACGATAAGTTACCACGAGAAGATAACTTTGAGATTATCTTTAAATACAACTTCTTAGTTCCACCAAAGGTACCAATATATGGAAAAAGCAACTCCAATGCCATAGAGGATGTTGAATCAAATGATAAAGCAGTATTACCAACATCAGAAACAGATCCCTTGCTCTACATGAGCCAATCTCCCGAGCTACGGCCATTATTAATTCATCCTGTTTTGACCAGTTTTGTAAACCTTAAATGGTATTCGATTCGGAGGTTTTTCTATTATAACTTGGCATTTTATGCCTCATTTTGGTTACTTTTGACAGTATACATCCTTGGTTTTTATGACTCTGGGAGTGGCAACTTAGATCTAAACGTAGAAAATAAGACCGGCAGCTGGGACTCTTTCCCTCCACTTAAAACAAAATCAGATCTAAGTCTTTTGTGGTGCGCTCTTGCCATCTTACTCGGAATATTAGTATTACGGGAATTGTTCCAGTTGTTTGTTTCACCTGTGCGCTATATTATAACAATCGAAAACTGGTTAGAGATATTCCTCATTATTGTAACTGCCATGATCCTGTTTGGCAATCCAAGCAGGAACTCCCGCAATCAGACATCTGCCATCGGGATACTTCTATCATGGGGCGAGCTAGTTCTACTTATTGGACGGCACCCTTCGTTGTCCACAAATATTGAGATGTTCAAAACGGTATCGAACAATTTCCTCAAGTTCTTAGCTTGGTACTCGATACTTATTTTGGCTTTTGCTCTGAGCTTTTACTCACTATTTAAAGATGCCGGTACGGAGGATAGTAACTTCTTGGACCCAGGGATGTCCATTTTTAAAACCGTTGTCATGTTGACTGGTGAGTTTGACTCCGGTTCTATACCTTTTGGCTCAAACCCTGGAACAAGTCACATCCTATTCGTTCTCTTTGTTTTCCTGATCGCCATCGTATTATTTAACCTGCTCAACGGTTTGGCAGTCAGCGATACGCAAGAAATACGTGCCGATGCAGAGCTGGTTGGTCATGTTTCGCGGGTTAAACTCATTTCGTACATCGAGACAATGGCTCTTGGAAATCCAGTCCCAATTCGAGGCTTTGCAGCACAACTTAAATCCATGTGCTGCTGCGTCCCGGACTCGTTTTTTGCATGCAATTCGAATCGGCACCTAGCGCGCATTTTCTCCCGCCGCACCAACTTATTCCCCGACTCAATTCCTGATTACGAGATTCATGTTTTGCCGAACCAGGAAAACAAGGTGGATCTTGCACAAACCGGCCATCGCAGAAAACGACAGGATCTCGATAGCTACGAGTCTTCATGTTTTGCTACTTGTCAGAATTTCATGATGGAGGGATCCATCGTCAAAGCAGCAAAGGAGATTTTGAATAAACAGAACGAGGACACGGATAAAATGGAATTGCTTCAGCTtgagaacaagaaaaaattagacgAGTACGGACAGAGACTCCAACGGTTGGAGACTGCCACACAAGAGTCGCAGAAACTTTTAGGAGAAATCTTTTCTTTACtgaagaagaaaagtaaaaaatcatcTTCCGACTCAGATTAA